The window tttatgaagtagatttaaaagaatatttctaCTTCTTTcagcatttttaatatattaagggGGCCCTGTGTCTGTGTCTGTATCTGTGTCTGTGTCTGTGTCCGTCTCCGTGAGTGTGTATGTaagtgtataaatttaaactactacgtgtaacattaataattattaatttgtacttACTCACCCCATACACTGAAAACAACGGATGATATCCCATTGAGAGATACCTATTTGCGATGATACACACTGCATCCACTCCAGTCAAGAAAAACGGTTCCCTACttgtaaataacattgttGGTACTGCATACCACTGTGTTTAtactagatataaaaaatattacataactcAACAAAGAGTTTGgttaactaatataaaataaaagattatgaagttagtcaaataaaataaatttatccttTTACTTTGAATCATGTTTTCCTaacgaattatatatttccctTCATTTTAATGAGTAATCATTAAGAGACGTTCCACTGTAAGAACATAAGTCGCAATAACCTTACGTATAGCGTGTGATAGTTCTACATAATGTGTAAACATTTGAGTTTTGAAACTTTATGTTAATTGCTTgctaaagaaatttatttaattaaaaggagTTGGTATTACATGGCACAAAATTGTAATGAATAGGACTTTGATGcagaatacatattttgagttataaaaatcggttatgataatataattttgttttaatttttttacgaacTGTTAAATtaggtattttaaatacatgtatatttgaAATGCCTAATTTACAATacgtaaaaaaattgaaatacaagTACAATATATGTCGGTACCATGTCgttatttcgttttacttttaataaaaattctcacTTACATAACGTTATATCGATTTAATTCCCTTTTCATATTAAGAAgacaagaatattaatttactttaatatcatgtcatttacaaattactttattttattttactaaatcatTAGATAGCGACAACAAACTTAATGTGCATATAttaagtacaaaataaaatttacatatttattttattataccacGATACGAAATATAGCAATAGATTAAATTGTTAAGATAGTATAGATttagagaaatattaaattataaaaaatatttttttaagatagaGCGCGAGACGGAACAGGATATAAGATGTAATTAGATTGTTCAGTTTTCCGTGTCTCGTTTCTTCAgaaatgaaatagtttttctgCTGAACTTTGTCCCCTTTCCAGTTAGGGTTAAAAGCGTACTTTTGAAAATTCTTCGACGTAATTTAGCTTATGAAGCAGATACGGTCCTCGGCTGCATTAAACTTGTTCCTAGCTACGCTTACTCGTATTAAACCGTTTGACAAATATGAAGgacatttatatacttattaaaaaaggagagcttttttatttatataaataaatttgattccTCCTGAGATGTATTCGTTTACGACACATAACAAAATCATCAAggagcaaaataaaattactacagTTATATAcagttaattgttttatataatagcgacttatgtaaaaaaaaaactttgttctacaaaataaatacgttcACTCTTAACAATTTAATCGCTAGTGAAACAAAGAAACAATAGTCATCTAACAAACAACGATGTTGTGCATAAATTGTCCATGACTCTTTAAATCGTGAACTTGtgtgacattttttataacaagaactcttaaaacattgaataacaaaactttaacccagataaaaatattgcttttattgtcatttttaatacatatacctTATGATTTTTAACAGGTACTAGTTATTATGAGTTAAAAAGTCTAGTTAGATTAACATTGTAAAAATGTTGCgtgttaaatttatgaaattaaattaaactaagtgTCCCAAAATCAGTATTTTGTCAATCACGTAATAAAGTAATACGTAGATACGAATCGATTTCATAAACTGAACAAAAAGAGGATATAAatctaaaagtttttttttacttatagttgataaatttaaaaaaaatcaaaattgtgcatttattaaaacataaccaTAATCATGGGCTtcataaaatcgtaataagtTAGTCATGATGAAGACGAAATTTTTCGCTGTCAAAGCTGtaaatttcaaaagaaaagATTTGATTGGTAACAAAGAGTAACCTATTACCTATTACCTATTTTGCTATAGTGTCGATGCTTACTTATGCCACAGCTTCCCTAATCCCTCTAGATTTTCAGCCGTATCCGTTGAGGCATCCCCATGAGTAATAAAAAGGGCTGTCGGCTTCTACTTCCGCATCTCGACTTGAATCTGCTCCAAATTGAATGTTGCATCGAAGGGAATTCGAACTTCTACAGTATTACTGTCCAAAATGATTAATGTTTGTtacgttgttttatttaccttaatGAAATAGGTTAAGGTGGATTTTTATAACTGTAAAAAACCTACTCAGTATTTACCAGtaatcgtaatttttttttaagattattatattaatttagttcatTATTTTAGAATCATAGTACAAACTTTCTCATACCAACTGTCTCTGCTTCCTGATAATAAttggtaaaatatttgaacgaAACCAACTGCATCATCATCACTCAGTTACCTTCGGGgcaataagaataaatatgagAGTAAGATCAAGAGGTGCCTGATAggtaatactaataataaatatttaaaattggctggaattaattcaattatctataaaaagaGTAAATGTGTTTGATTTAtggacagatttttttttattctgaatgACAAAAACATACTGATTGTTGTTTGATTTCCTTGTTTGCCACCTAAATGTAGCactaaataaagattttacttCCATATTTGTTCATTCGCACTGTCAATTAATGCATGCTAAATTCAGTTActgattcaatatattttaaagtggaagtttactgaataaattaaaaaaaaaattgttcaaaaacattttaacgtttgaatttcaattacaTTCTTGTACATACTGTATAATGGGTATACTTAGTGAACTAACTTCATTGTTAATTTAACCGACAATTCGTATTTAATctgcatttaatataaaatcaatacttatttttaagtattgatGGTGTAACGGTGATACAGTAGGTTGAATGAAAGTCTCAACACTGAACACTACAGGTTACATGGGCCTTGACCACATATAAGGATACTTTACATTTGATGATCTCTTATTGTCACTGGTAACTTACCATAATTTAGAGAggaacattttattcaaaataacttgtacattttttttttgcactttgcatataataaaactaacacgACGCTCTCGGTGATTCTATTAAAAGTGTGTTCCTGAAAACTTTGCTATTGCGttcataattcttttaaatatttgtcactTCGGCACTTATTTTGATTTGTGAAAGTGTATTCCTTGAGTTGTTCACGATTTCATAATTACTCGTAGTAGCTTAAGATTATTCGTAGCAATTTCGTCATTGCATGGAAACTTAAAATAGAAGCAATGAtagtatttatcattttaatatatttagcttatttactgtaaatattatcaataatcgTATCTATTAACTTTATGAATTAAAgccttaaaacaaaagtttacaACATGCAATAATTTCGccattatgatttaaaaataaaaataccttttgTTGTTTATTGACCTGCGATTAGGGCGGGCACAACTTTTGACGCTGTTAACCAtgtagcaataataataaccgtGTAAGGTTGGTTGGTAAGAATAATAGTACAGGGTCTAAATACAGCAAAACAAAGCAGTTGAGCATATGTTAAATccttcttttataaaattataagtatagtCACAAAAATAAGGcaataacaaaaagtaaaaagtatttatatatgtaacaaattaaatttcatgttaaatgtgaagtataaaatgaaaaagtaacaaattataaattgagatAACAATGCATCAAGATAACATGCATGTAAGACAAACTTTTGTGATTGTGTTGTtgtaacatacataaaaaatatattagttaaagatgacaaaattttatttttttatatttattttttaaattcgtatGGACTTAAAGCGGCGAGACTATATGTCGGACAGAGTCCTGTTTTTTTAAGGCAATTTAGATAAAAGTAATAAGCTACAGAGGGTAACCGCCAAAACCACCGTGGTTAcattaatagtatatttagCTCTATCTGAAACCGACATCGGCGGACAGACGGCTATTGCCAAATAATATACAACCCCTGCTAGGTGTATTTTCATATCCCTTCTTtctttagaatatataaaaagcttgcaaattgttttatgtttaaatagtgTATTTGACcaaacgtttattttaaaatactacaaataaaaataaactttgtcGCACTGCTGTCAATATTTCAGTGCAAGTGTAAggaaacatatttatgtaggTTGTGTTTACAATCCCAGATGGGGATTAGTTCGATCATTTTCATCTGTTTTGACATGACGtggctattttaaatatttctttgataatttCAAACTGCCAAGGTAGGCTTGGTAGAGAAATAGCTTTTTAAGGATGATAACAAATTCCGTAtggtgttataatataaacttatcaGATACGTAACAATGACTGCATTTCCCTGTTACTCTTCAATTACATcctaaattacaattatttcatttcctAGACAGACATTTTAAGACAAAACTATAAGGAAAACACAAAATTCGTTGTTTGCAATTTCGGGGTCGTATTTCAAGTTTACTTACtgttttgaaaaacaaaaaaaatattaaggcaTACATCTGGAGCTTTGCCAATTTGCCTTTTCATTTGTTCTGTTATTCTTTTTATGGAATAATTCCGTTAAACCAGTCCTCCGACTCTCACATATTCACCTTCTCACAAAACCGATAAGATATGAGTTGAATAGAAATTTGTTATCAGTATTTTCCTTCGAGGGAACAGAGAACACTCTTGTAGCACTTTTAGATTCTTAGACTACAGATGTGCTTTGAAGGCAGCAACTATTATCCCCCCAGGTGGGCTTTTAATGACCTTCGTCATTCTACATACCTCCGCGAGGACGAGAGTGTGGTATTTCAATTTTGTTGTGCCTTAATACCGCTGGTAAGGAACGATAATTAACAAGGAATAAAGTTATACAAACCACTATGATAAAACCAATGTTTACATTATCTTCTTACTTTTCACAAGCAGTTCTCATTAATTGAAGATAAGATAAGATCAGATCAGAACCAAGAATGATATCTTTATCGTTCTTAGATCTGTACTGTCATCTGTAAAACCAGACGTTTTATAGCGTTCAGTGGTagggtgaaggaaaacatcaaGCACCTTTTGAATCATATAGTATACAGCAAGATTGTAATATGCGaacgatattatttaataataatagcaattctataaaatttctgatgcactttttgtttttcttcttCAATCAGTGTGTATTATGTGTAAGAACCTTGTTGttcattttaatcttaattactttgttatattttaaaataaggtatTTGGACACATTTGGAACATATCCCTAGTATATATGCAATTTGTATACTTTATATCAGATTAACCGTGGTAACTATTTCGGTAAAATGGTATATGCATAACAgacgatattttatataataagctGTTTGTCAAtcataagtaaataaacaaatagtaaATCGAGCTTggttctaataaattttaacccCTTCCACTAAACAGAAAGTCATctaaataaagtattgttgacaaaattaaaataaaaagaataaccaaaaattggatttatttaaaaaaaaaaaacaaaacaaaattattaaaagtatgataaaaaataaaaacaaaacacctCTTTATTCATTTCTGaagtaaaaatagttttcagcACGGAATTACCTATTATCTATAACTGATAATTaccatcaaatataaaatcaaatacataaaaatctaaaaaacaaCTTTCTTATACATAAATCAAACAACCTTTAGCTATAGTCTAAAATTAGGTTAATAAAAGTCTTACGTACAAATAGGACAATATGACAACAGCaggtaaaatataactttattccctattcttcttttttttatttttcggtattaaaacatattataatcagTAGGTCGTTGTTGTATCTGGAACACAAttccaatataataattaaatcccATTTAACAGATACATTATCCAGTGCTCATAAAGAACACTTCTTGAGATTCTTCAAGGCATCTATCATAGCATTTACAATAGCATCAGCGGTTTCTCTAGTACAATTGACTCCCATAATGCCAATTCTCAGAGACTTGCCCGCTGTTGGACCCAAGCCCCCAAATAATAGGATGTTGtgactgaaaataaattattattgtaccataaaatataaatgtctttaacgTTTAAATATAGACAACAATTTCagtgtcaaaataaaaaccagAATAAGACCattatatacttacttatcccgtatatatgtaatatattctttgtaaTCGTAGCCTTTTGGTAATATCACCGTTGTAACTGTTGCCAAGCGGTCTTCAGCTTTAGGAATGAGCAGTTCAAAGCCATTTTGTTCCAACCGCTTACAAAAATGTGCAGTAATTGTTGCATGTTGTTCCCAAAACACTGGAAGCGTACGTGTGCAGATTTCCTGCAGGCTTCTCCGTAGCGCCCACATTAACGGTGGAGACATGGTGTGGTGATACCtgaagtatttatttgtagaagacatacaataaacattttattttgtttttattcttttaaaattataaatgttatgttattgtaaaagattaaaattatactaacaCTCGAGTATTTCCATAACAGTTCCATTGCTGTGCCAACATCTTGATGTCGAAGTAAAATGGTGGTTGGTGTTTTCtgctatttattttcatcctttgaacataaaaattaaattacatagtaataaaaaaatgacataattTGAGCTAATAGTTTCAATACAGAATTAAAAACTCGTATTGTGCCGTCTCGCTCAATTGAGTTTCTTGGAGTGtaaatatacgaaataaatgAAGTACTTTAAAATGCGAATAGTGTAAtgtatataacttaatttaacgTTTTTATAATAGGGATTACAAAAATGGGACCAGTAGAAATTTGCCATATGGATGAaacacatgttttttttataataagtatatccTACACAGTCCACTTAAACTTATGTTAGTAGGTACTGCACTAGTATTTCTCTGCTCAAAATTGCTTCGCTTTCGCTAAATTCTCGGTATTTAATGGCATTACGAAACTTTCAAAGATCAATTCAAGGTTCACTTTTGAAGGTAAAGCACCTTAAGTGAATCTGATAAAGCCAAATTTTGTCAACAAATTCCAATCATATTCCACAGGAAGCCTTCAATTAGAGGTTCCATGAGTAGCTAGCACTATTAAGGAAGAAGTGGAGACATTTAAGAGTTGTCGGAAGAGATCAAAGGTGAAATACTAGATTGCActagataatttataaacgtaTCTAGAggacaattaaattttgtatgtttatgaAATGCTCTATCGTACGGAATTTTAGGCGCCAAAAAAATTGGataaattacacaaaatttattcaaggCTGTACTTCTTGTTAAGTGCATGTATCACAAAACacgtgaatataaatatttttttattaattttgtctttACGTTACCAAAGCAATGGCACATACTCAGCTCTTTTGCTGAAAGCAACCGGTGATATTCCAGCTGGCCCGCTCAGAGCTTTTTGTGATGATGCATAAACTGCATCCACGCCCCAATCGTCCATGAAAAACGGCACCCCACCTATAGACACCACTGTATCCACTATAAGCAGAGCTCCATATCTGCAGGAAGTAGCATGcaacaaataaatcaatcccttcctaatttaataagaaatctaAATAGTTATGTAGAATGAaagtttaagttaatattaagtgAGGATAATCAAAGACTATGTGATGAGTTAggccttttaaataaataaacatcataagcatttttttctaacagatatgaaaatataattcatgagATATTAAATCACATAACGGCTCTTGACTACCCGataactgtaaaaaaatatagaataatattgttttgatgttaatatcacgattatgatatattatacgaGTTGAAATTATGTTCAACTTTATAAATGCTGGTTCACAACTGACACCCAGCTAATCTAGGTTTtgccttttaatattaaaattaataacttttatgttaAGGTTCTCCGGGTATTAAGGGTATCtgatttcaatgttattttcTCTGTATTATTTCGGAACTCATTTTAGTACAACAagcacatattaaatataatcactcCAATTATTTCCTTCGTCTATTTTAGTCTTTATCATGCGAACTGTTACAAATTTTA of the Danaus plexippus chromosome 13 unlocalized genomic scaffold, MEX_DaPlex mxdp_15, whole genome shotgun sequence genome contains:
- the LOC116770412 gene encoding alanine--glyoxylate aminotransferase yields the protein MLSKKVTVPVPRITDRKVRKLLLCGPGPCNLWPSVTEALTQPILSPLCDEYFRIMEDIRNGLKYLFQTQTDLVLAISGSGHAGMETVISNLIGPKETMLIARRGIWDERALNMATRYGINAVEVRIPFTTTFNLEQIEDELQKWKPTALFITHGDSSTGTVQNLQGLGNLCHRYGALLIVDTVVSIGGVPFFMDDWGVDAVYASSQKALSGPAGISPVAFSKRAEMKINSRKHQPPFYFDIKMLAQQWNCYGNTRVYHHTMSPPLMWALRRSLQEICTRTLPVFWEQHATITAHFCKRLEQNGFELLIPKAEDRLATVTTVILPKGYDYKEYITYIRDNHNILLFGGLGPTAGKSLRIGIMGVNCTRETADAIVNAMIDALKNLKKCSL